The Cyanobium sp. ATX 6F1 genome includes a region encoding these proteins:
- the gluQRS gene encoding tRNA glutamyl-Q(34) synthetase GluQRS, with amino-acid sequence MALPAHLVPLLRPAPGRNPAEVAGPAPYRGRFAPSPTGELHWGNLRTALLSWLDARLHRGEWLLRFDDLDRPRNRVGAEDAILRDLDWLGLHWDGPLLRQSERRGLYGSVLSALRRSGELYPCRCSRRMLADPSAPHGEAPVYPGTCRGRPNRWGIEAGRLPSWRLRLPDAPIQWRERLAAPGILQAARQVGDPVLRRADGVLAYHLTTAVDELALGITTVVRGEDLWASTAPQVAVIEALGGVAPSYAHVPLWRQPSGERLAKRQGAEGLAAWRSEGLGAPEVIGRLAGSLGLVARPSALSARALLEQLSLEAFERALSLNKGFGIKGALGSETGFNS; translated from the coding sequence GTGGCGTTGCCGGCCCATCTGGTGCCCCTGCTGCGGCCCGCCCCTGGGCGGAACCCGGCCGAGGTCGCTGGGCCGGCGCCCTACCGCGGTCGCTTCGCCCCCTCCCCCACCGGAGAGCTGCACTGGGGCAACCTGCGCACCGCCCTGCTCAGCTGGCTCGACGCCCGGCTGCATCGGGGCGAATGGTTGCTGCGCTTCGACGATCTCGATCGGCCCCGCAACCGTGTCGGCGCCGAGGACGCCATCCTGCGGGATCTGGACTGGCTGGGGCTCCACTGGGATGGTCCGCTGCTGCGCCAGAGCGAGCGGCGGGGCCTCTATGGCTCGGTGCTCTCGGCCCTGCGGCGCTCGGGCGAGCTCTACCCCTGCCGCTGCAGCAGGCGGATGCTGGCGGACCCTTCAGCGCCCCACGGCGAGGCGCCGGTCTATCCGGGCACCTGCCGGGGGCGGCCGAACCGGTGGGGGATCGAGGCGGGGCGCCTGCCCAGTTGGCGCCTGCGCCTGCCGGACGCGCCGATCCAGTGGCGGGAGCGGCTGGCGGCCCCTGGAATCCTGCAGGCGGCCCGGCAGGTGGGCGATCCGGTGCTGCGCCGCGCCGACGGGGTGCTGGCCTACCACCTGACCACGGCGGTGGATGAGCTGGCCCTGGGCATCACAACCGTGGTGCGCGGGGAGGATCTCTGGGCCTCCACGGCCCCCCAGGTGGCGGTGATCGAGGCGTTGGGGGGAGTGGCCCCCAGCTACGCCCATGTGCCCCTCTGGCGCCAGCCCTCGGGGGAGCGCCTGGCCAAACGCCAGGGGGCTGAGGGCCTGGCGGCCTGGAGGAGCGAGGGGCTGGGCGCCCCCGAGGTGATCGGGCGACTGGCGGGGAGCCTCGGCCTTGTGGCTAGGCCCAGCGCGCTGAGCGCCAGGGCTCTGCTGGAGCAACTGAGCCTGGAGGCGTTCGAGCGGGCCCTGAGTCTTAACAAAGGCTTCGGGATCAAGGGCGCCCTGGGGTCCGAAACTGGGTTCAACTCCTGA
- a CDS encoding HU family DNA-binding protein yields the protein MTNKADLVNLVALRTELTKTDVSLVIDTAIETIIDSVVGGEKVSILGFGSFEARERSARQGLNPKTGEKIAIPAKHVPAFTAGKLFKDRVQTESKKTKKK from the coding sequence ATGACCAACAAAGCTGATCTCGTCAACCTCGTTGCCCTCCGCACCGAGCTCACCAAAACCGATGTGTCCCTGGTGATCGATACTGCCATCGAAACCATCATCGATTCGGTGGTGGGAGGAGAAAAGGTATCCATCCTTGGTTTCGGTTCCTTCGAAGCCCGCGAGCGCTCCGCCCGCCAGGGTCTGAACCCCAAGACCGGCGAGAAGATCGCCATTCCCGCCAAGCACGTGCCCGCCTTCACCGCCGGCAAGCTGTTCAAGGACCGGGTCCAGACCGAGTCGAAGAAGACCAAGAAGAAATGA
- a CDS encoding MBL fold metallo-hydrolase encodes MAIASPSETGRPPQPVQDNLWVFAPSRDSQGGTAWWQALPGGGGGVLIDCPGYTEANLTFLRERQSGRILLTSREGHGRCRRFQEALGWPVLVQEQEAYLLPGVARLETFAEEAEPQPGVRLLWTPGPTPGACVVLALEAGGLFCGRLLVPTGVNQLAPLRTARTFHWPRQRRSLERLRRWLPPGAPDWIASGAGLGALRGEKLISGGRRLLEDLLEDLAAQAAREGE; translated from the coding sequence ATGGCCATCGCCAGCCCCAGCGAAACCGGACGACCACCCCAGCCGGTGCAAGACAACCTGTGGGTGTTCGCCCCCAGCCGCGACAGCCAGGGGGGCACCGCCTGGTGGCAGGCCCTGCCGGGCGGCGGTGGCGGCGTGCTGATCGATTGCCCGGGGTACACCGAGGCCAACCTGACCTTTCTGCGCGAGCGCCAGAGCGGCAGGATCCTGCTCACCAGCCGCGAGGGCCATGGCCGCTGCCGGCGTTTCCAGGAGGCGCTCGGTTGGCCGGTGCTGGTGCAGGAGCAGGAGGCCTATCTGCTGCCGGGGGTGGCCCGGCTGGAGACGTTTGCCGAGGAGGCCGAGCCCCAGCCCGGGGTGCGCCTGCTCTGGACACCGGGGCCCACGCCGGGGGCCTGCGTCGTGCTGGCGTTGGAGGCGGGCGGGCTGTTCTGCGGACGCCTGCTGGTGCCCACCGGCGTGAACCAGCTGGCCCCCCTGCGCACGGCCCGCACCTTCCACTGGCCGCGGCAGCGGCGCAGCCTGGAGCGCCTGCGCCGCTGGCTCCCCCCCGGGGCCCCCGACTGGATCGCCAGTGGGGCGGGGCTGGGGGCGCTGCGGGGCGAAAAGCTGATCAGCGGCGGCCGCCGGCTCCTGGAGGACCTGCTGGAGGATCTGGCCGCTCAGGCCGCAAGGGAAGGCGAATGA
- the hypD gene encoding hydrogenase formation protein HypD, with translation MSQRLDPPQVAQVQALLASIRARLTRPWTLMEVCGGQTHAILRHGLDQLLPPELELIHGPGCPVCVTDAAVIDRAQALAATPGVLLCTYGDMLRVPGSSGNDLLTVRSGGGRVRIVYAPLDVLAIARAHPELTVVFLAVGFETTAPATALLAHHAWSEGLSNLKLLVSLVRVPPALEAILAEPAARVQGFLAAGHVAAVMGLAEYEPIAQRHRVPIVATGFGAIELLEGVLRCVSQLEQGEHRVENAYLQGAPDGGNGAAQALIERVFVPCDRIWRGLGVLRLSGLCLRAPYDALAADGPHQSAASTESTPAAQDEPVCLSGRVLQGLARPTDCPSFGTHCSPDRPLGAPMVSSEGACAAYHRYRP, from the coding sequence GTGAGCCAACGACTCGATCCGCCCCAGGTGGCCCAGGTTCAGGCGTTGCTGGCGTCGATCCGCGCCCGCCTCACCCGGCCCTGGACCCTGATGGAGGTCTGCGGCGGCCAGACCCACGCGATCCTGCGCCATGGCCTCGACCAGCTGCTGCCCCCGGAACTGGAGTTGATCCACGGCCCGGGTTGCCCGGTCTGCGTCACCGACGCCGCCGTGATCGATCGGGCCCAGGCCCTGGCCGCCACCCCCGGCGTGCTCCTGTGCACCTACGGCGACATGCTGCGGGTGCCGGGCTCCAGCGGCAACGATCTGCTCACGGTGCGCTCAGGCGGCGGCCGGGTGCGGATCGTCTACGCCCCCCTCGACGTGCTGGCCATCGCCCGCGCCCACCCCGAGCTCACGGTGGTGTTTCTGGCGGTGGGCTTCGAAACCACCGCGCCCGCCACCGCCCTGCTGGCCCACCACGCCTGGAGCGAGGGGCTCAGCAACCTGAAGCTGCTGGTGTCCCTGGTGCGGGTGCCGCCGGCCCTGGAGGCGATCCTGGCCGAGCCAGCGGCGCGGGTGCAGGGATTCCTCGCCGCCGGCCACGTGGCGGCGGTGATGGGCCTGGCGGAGTACGAGCCGATCGCCCAGCGCCACCGGGTGCCGATCGTGGCCACCGGCTTCGGGGCGATCGAACTGCTCGAAGGGGTGCTGCGCTGCGTGAGCCAACTGGAGCAGGGGGAGCACCGGGTGGAGAACGCCTACCTCCAGGGAGCCCCAGACGGGGGCAACGGCGCCGCCCAGGCGCTGATCGAACGGGTGTTCGTGCCCTGCGACCGAATCTGGCGGGGCCTCGGGGTGCTCAGATTGAGCGGCCTGTGCCTGCGCGCCCCCTACGACGCCCTGGCTGCCGATGGGCCGCACCAAAGTGCCGCGAGCACCGAATCGACACCAGCCGCGCAAGACGAGCCCGTCTGCCTCAGCGGCCGGGTGCTGCAGGGGCTGGCCAGGCCCACGGATTGCCCCAGCTTCGGAACGCACTGCAGCCCCGATCGGCCCCTGGGGGCGCCGATGGTGTCGTCGGAGGGGGCCTGTGCCGCCTACCACCGCTACCGCCCCTGA
- the hypE gene encoding hydrogenase expression/formation protein HypE, with the protein MTSGCPIPTEPSGTIQLGHGGGGRLSRQLLETLILPILGTPAGGALDAALLPAQEGPLAFTTDSYVVRPLEFPGGDIGSLAVYGTVNDLAMVGAQPLALSLGLILEEGLPLATLERVLHSLRAAAERCGVAVVTGDTKVVERGKGDGMFLNTAGIGRIEHSLAIGPAAIRPGDALLVSGDLGRHGVAILAARHELGFSSPLPSDLAPLHEDVQALLAAGLELHGLRDLTRGGLAAALDELAAAAGLDMLVLEEAVPVAAAVGSACDLLGLEPLAMANEGRFLVALPDSQAEAALALLRQVQPTAQRIGQVEGPGTGKVRLENAMGVRRWLDPGRGEQLPRIC; encoded by the coding sequence ATGACCTCAGGTTGCCCGATACCAACAGAACCCTCCGGCACCATCCAGCTGGGCCACGGTGGCGGCGGCCGCCTCAGCCGCCAGCTGCTCGAGACCCTGATCCTGCCCATCCTGGGCACTCCCGCAGGGGGCGCCCTCGATGCGGCGCTGCTGCCGGCCCAGGAAGGCCCGCTGGCCTTCACCACCGACAGCTATGTGGTGCGGCCGCTGGAGTTCCCCGGGGGCGACATCGGTTCCCTGGCGGTGTACGGCACCGTGAATGATCTGGCCATGGTGGGGGCCCAGCCCCTGGCCCTCAGCCTCGGCCTGATCCTGGAGGAGGGCCTGCCCCTGGCCACCTTGGAACGGGTGCTCCATTCGCTGCGGGCGGCGGCCGAGCGCTGCGGCGTGGCGGTGGTCACCGGGGACACCAAGGTGGTGGAGCGGGGCAAGGGGGACGGCATGTTCCTCAACACCGCCGGCATCGGCCGCATTGAGCACAGCCTGGCGATCGGCCCGGCGGCGATCCGCCCCGGCGACGCCCTGCTGGTGAGCGGCGACCTGGGCCGCCACGGGGTGGCGATCCTGGCCGCCCGCCATGAACTGGGCTTCAGCAGCCCCCTGCCCAGTGACCTGGCACCCCTGCACGAAGACGTGCAAGCCCTGCTGGCCGCGGGCCTGGAACTCCACGGCCTGCGGGACCTCACCCGCGGCGGCCTGGCGGCGGCCCTCGATGAACTGGCGGCGGCGGCCGGCCTCGACATGCTGGTGCTGGAGGAAGCCGTGCCGGTGGCCGCCGCCGTGGGCAGCGCCTGCGACCTGCTGGGGCTTGAACCCCTGGCCATGGCCAACGAGGGTCGCTTCCTGGTGGCGCTGCCGGACTCCCAGGCGGAGGCCGCCCTCGCCCTGCTCAGGCAGGTGCAGCCGACGGCCCAGCGGATCGGCCAGGTGGAGGGTCCTGGGACCGGCAAGGTGCGCCTGGAGAACGCCATGGGGGTGAGGCGCTGGCTGGATCCAGGCCGGGGGGAGCAGCTGCCAAGGATCTGTTGA
- the nifJ gene encoding pyruvate:ferredoxin (flavodoxin) oxidoreductase, producing MTTTALATIDANEAVARVAYRLSEVMAIYPITPATPMGESADAWAAAGRPNLWGTVPVVEEMQSEAGAAGVVHGALQSGALTTTFTASQGLLLMIPNLYKIAGELTAAVIHVASRALATSALSIFGDHSDVMATRGTGCALLCSASVQEAGDFAAIATAATLQCRLPFLHWFDGFRTSHEIQRVALLDDGDLRQLIPQPLVEAHRARGLTPDHPVLRGTSQNPDVAFQAREAVNPTTEAAPAAVQAAMDHFAALTRRAYRLFDYHGAADAERVLVLMGSGCETAQETVDALMARGERVGVLKVRLFRPWSSEALLAALPNSVRALAVLDRCKEPGSGGEPLYLDVLNALHEAWPGERPKLVGGRYGLASKEFTPAMVKAVLDHLKGSDPLNHFTVGIDDDLTHRSLPVDEAFDTEAGTVFRAIVYGLGSDGTVGANKNAIKIIGDATGLQVQGYFVYDSKKSGSVTVSHLRFGPQPIHSTYLIRRAQLIACHHWDFLDSFELLEAALPGATLLLNSPWGAEGTWERLPERVQRQILARNLSVQAIDASRLARELGLGPAINTLMQTCFFALAGVMPLEQALEAIRAAIRHSYGRKGERIVAANLAAVDAALSELKPVPRGPIKAADHPPLEPLAGAPAWVRELIQPQLERQGDRLPVSALPADGSFPCGTARFEKRNIAASIPVWDPEVCVQCAKCVLVCPHAVIRAKAYDPALLAAAPASFRSTDARDHHLAGQAFSLQVAAEDCTGCGLCVEVCPARNRREPRLKAINMAPQRPLREEERSNWDFFLQLPEADRQTLDLRHINQQQLQQPLFEFSGACAGCGETPYIKLATQLFGDRMVVANATGCSSIYGGSLPTTPWSANGEGRGPAWSNSLFEDNAEFGLGFRLGFDQRKATAERLLRELSAPASNGEGSTPAPAVPPSLAEGLLTADQSDEAGIYEQRQRVEALKRQLNAHSGADTDPRLATLLNLADDLVKRSIWMIGGDGWAYDIGFGGLDHVFASGHDVNILVLDTEVYSNTGGQMSKATPMGAVAKFASGGKPAAKKDLGLIAMTYGNVYVASVAMGAKDEHTLRAFLEAESYPGPSLILAYSHCIAHGIDMAKGLQQQRLAVDSGRWLLYRHDPRRRERGESPLVVDSRAPTVPLAEAMATENRFRMLGLSQPERARELSRAAQENVSRRWDLYHRLAEQEP from the coding sequence ATGACCACCACCGCCCTCGCCACCATCGACGCCAACGAGGCGGTGGCGCGAGTCGCCTACCGGCTCAGCGAGGTGATGGCGATCTACCCGATCACCCCGGCCACCCCGATGGGCGAATCGGCCGATGCCTGGGCGGCGGCGGGCCGCCCCAACCTCTGGGGCACCGTGCCGGTGGTCGAGGAGATGCAGAGCGAGGCCGGGGCCGCCGGGGTGGTGCACGGGGCCCTGCAGAGCGGCGCCCTCACCACCACCTTCACAGCCTCCCAGGGGTTGCTGTTGATGATCCCCAACCTCTACAAGATCGCCGGAGAACTCACCGCCGCTGTGATCCATGTGGCCTCAAGGGCCCTGGCCACCTCCGCCCTTTCGATCTTCGGAGACCACAGCGATGTGATGGCGACACGGGGCACGGGCTGCGCCCTGCTCTGCTCGGCCTCGGTGCAGGAGGCGGGAGACTTCGCCGCCATCGCCACCGCCGCCACCTTGCAGTGCCGCCTGCCGTTCCTGCATTGGTTCGATGGCTTCCGCACCTCCCATGAAATCCAGCGGGTCGCCCTGCTGGACGATGGCGACCTGCGCCAGCTGATCCCCCAGCCCCTGGTGGAGGCCCACCGCGCCCGGGGCCTGACCCCCGATCACCCGGTGCTGCGCGGCACCAGCCAGAACCCCGATGTGGCCTTCCAGGCCCGCGAAGCGGTCAACCCCACCACCGAGGCGGCACCGGCGGCGGTGCAGGCCGCCATGGACCACTTCGCGGCACTCACGAGGCGTGCCTACCGCCTGTTCGACTACCACGGCGCCGCCGATGCCGAGCGCGTGCTGGTGCTGATGGGCTCGGGATGCGAAACGGCCCAGGAAACCGTCGATGCGCTGATGGCCCGCGGCGAGCGGGTGGGGGTGCTGAAGGTGCGTCTGTTCCGCCCCTGGAGCAGCGAGGCCCTGTTGGCGGCGCTGCCCAACAGCGTGCGCGCCCTGGCGGTGCTGGACCGCTGCAAGGAACCCGGCAGCGGCGGTGAACCCCTCTACCTCGATGTGCTCAATGCCCTGCACGAGGCCTGGCCCGGCGAGCGGCCGAAGCTGGTGGGCGGCCGCTACGGCCTGGCCTCGAAGGAATTCACCCCCGCCATGGTCAAGGCGGTGCTCGATCACCTCAAAGGGAGTGATCCGCTCAACCACTTCACGGTCGGCATCGACGATGACCTCACCCATCGCTCCCTGCCGGTCGACGAAGCCTTCGACACCGAAGCCGGCACGGTGTTCCGCGCCATCGTCTACGGCCTGGGCTCCGATGGCACCGTGGGCGCCAACAAGAACGCCATCAAGATCATCGGAGACGCCACCGGCCTCCAGGTCCAGGGCTACTTCGTCTACGACTCCAAGAAATCAGGCTCCGTCACGGTGTCGCACCTGCGCTTCGGGCCCCAGCCGATCCACTCCACCTACCTGATCCGCCGCGCCCAGCTGATCGCTTGCCACCACTGGGATTTCCTCGACTCCTTCGAGCTGCTCGAAGCGGCCCTGCCCGGCGCCACCCTGCTGCTCAACAGCCCCTGGGGGGCTGAGGGCACCTGGGAGCGACTCCCCGAGCGCGTGCAGCGGCAGATCCTGGCCAGGAACCTCTCGGTGCAGGCGATCGACGCCAGCCGCCTGGCGCGGGAGCTGGGACTCGGGCCGGCGATCAACACCCTGATGCAGACTTGCTTCTTTGCCCTCGCCGGGGTGATGCCGCTGGAGCAGGCGCTGGAGGCGATCCGCGCCGCCATCCGCCACAGCTACGGCCGCAAGGGGGAGCGGATCGTGGCGGCCAACCTGGCGGCCGTGGACGCGGCCCTCAGCGAACTGAAGCCCGTGCCCCGGGGTCCGATCAAGGCGGCCGATCACCCCCCGCTCGAGCCTTTGGCGGGGGCGCCGGCCTGGGTGCGGGAGTTGATCCAGCCCCAGCTGGAGCGCCAGGGCGACCGTTTGCCCGTGAGTGCCCTGCCCGCCGACGGCAGCTTCCCCTGCGGCACCGCCCGTTTCGAGAAGCGCAACATCGCCGCATCGATCCCGGTCTGGGATCCCGAGGTCTGCGTGCAATGCGCCAAGTGCGTGCTCGTGTGCCCCCATGCGGTGATCCGCGCCAAGGCCTACGACCCCGCCCTGCTGGCCGCGGCGCCGGCCAGCTTCCGCAGCACCGACGCCCGTGATCACCACCTGGCCGGCCAGGCCTTCAGCCTGCAGGTGGCCGCCGAAGACTGCACGGGCTGTGGGCTCTGTGTGGAGGTCTGTCCGGCCCGCAACCGCCGTGAGCCGCGCCTCAAGGCGATCAACATGGCTCCCCAGCGGCCCCTGCGCGAGGAGGAGCGATCCAACTGGGACTTCTTCCTGCAACTGCCGGAGGCCGACCGCCAGACGCTGGACCTGCGCCACATCAACCAGCAGCAGCTGCAGCAACCGCTGTTCGAGTTCTCCGGCGCCTGCGCCGGCTGCGGGGAGACCCCCTACATCAAGTTGGCCACCCAGCTGTTCGGCGACCGCATGGTGGTGGCCAACGCCACGGGCTGCTCCTCAATCTACGGCGGCAGCCTGCCCACCACACCCTGGAGCGCCAACGGCGAGGGGCGCGGCCCCGCCTGGTCGAACTCGCTGTTTGAAGACAACGCCGAATTCGGCCTCGGTTTCCGCCTCGGCTTCGACCAGCGCAAGGCCACCGCCGAGCGGCTGCTGAGGGAGCTGTCCGCCCCCGCCAGCAACGGCGAGGGAAGCACGCCTGCACCCGCCGTGCCGCCGTCCCTGGCCGAGGGGTTGCTGACGGCCGACCAGAGCGATGAGGCCGGGATCTACGAGCAGCGCCAGCGGGTGGAGGCCCTCAAGCGGCAGCTGAACGCCCATTCAGGAGCAGACACCGACCCCCGACTCGCCACCCTGCTGAACCTGGCGGACGATCTTGTCAAGCGCAGCATCTGGATGATCGGCGGTGATGGCTGGGCCTACGACATCGGCTTTGGCGGGCTCGATCACGTCTTCGCCAGCGGCCACGACGTCAACATCCTTGTGCTCGACACGGAGGTGTACTCCAACACCGGTGGTCAGATGTCGAAGGCCACGCCGATGGGGGCCGTGGCCAAGTTCGCCAGCGGCGGCAAGCCCGCCGCCAAGAAAGATCTGGGCCTGATCGCGATGACCTACGGCAACGTCTACGTGGCCAGCGTCGCCATGGGCGCCAAAGATGAACACACCCTGCGCGCCTTTCTGGAGGCGGAGTCGTACCCCGGCCCGTCGCTGATCCTGGCCTACTCCCACTGCATCGCCCACGGCATCGACATGGCCAAGGGGCTGCAGCAACAGCGTCTGGCGGTGGACTCCGGCCGCTGGCTGCTCTACCGCCACGACCCGCGCCGCCGCGAACGCGGAGAATCGCCGTTGGTGGTGGATTCCCGTGCCCCAACCGTGCCCTTGGCCGAAGCCATGGCCACGGAGAACCGCTTCCGGATGCTGGGCCTGAGCCAGCCGGAGCGTGCCCGGGAGCTCAGCCGCGCGGCCCAGGAGAACGTGTCCCGGCGCTGGGATCTCTACCACCGCCTGGCGGAGCAGGAGCCATGA
- a CDS encoding dihydroorotate dehydrogenase-like protein gives MSRIDLSTSWLGLPLASPLVVGACAPLSADPDRIPLLAEHGAAAVVLHSLFLEQVERDWLEWEHHHQLGSQSHPESISYQPSIDPAHLGLDGYLREIETARRRVDIPILASLNGLRPGHWAEAARAIEQAGASALELNLYSVPTDPRLPGAEIEAQHVAIVRAVGAAVALPLAVKPSPSYTNLAHMAAQFQAAGASGLVLFNRFYQPDIDIETLEIRPNPLLSTAADLRAPLRWIALLEGRLELELAASGGVESGSDVVRLLMVGARITQVVSALLRHGPGHLRQLESELRAWLEAHGHLSLRELRGCMSQRRSPDPEEFERAQYMRALGSYAQQGPW, from the coding sequence ATGAGCCGCATCGATTTGAGCACGTCCTGGCTCGGGCTGCCCCTGGCCTCCCCCCTGGTGGTCGGGGCCTGCGCGCCCCTGAGCGCCGATCCCGACCGGATCCCGCTGCTGGCCGAGCACGGTGCCGCCGCCGTGGTGCTCCATTCCCTGTTCCTCGAGCAGGTCGAACGCGACTGGCTGGAGTGGGAGCACCACCACCAGCTCGGCTCCCAGAGCCATCCGGAATCCATCAGCTACCAGCCCAGCATTGATCCGGCCCACCTGGGCCTGGATGGCTACCTGCGGGAGATCGAAACCGCCCGGCGCCGGGTCGACATCCCGATCCTCGCCAGCCTCAACGGCCTGCGGCCGGGCCATTGGGCCGAGGCGGCCAGGGCCATCGAGCAGGCCGGCGCCAGCGCCCTCGAACTCAACCTCTACAGCGTGCCCACCGACCCACGGCTGCCGGGCGCCGAGATCGAAGCGCAGCATGTGGCGATCGTGCGCGCCGTCGGCGCCGCAGTGGCCCTGCCGCTGGCGGTCAAGCCAAGCCCCAGCTACACCAACCTGGCCCACATGGCCGCCCAGTTCCAGGCGGCGGGGGCCAGTGGTCTGGTGCTGTTCAACCGTTTTTACCAACCCGACATCGACATCGAAACCCTGGAGATCCGCCCCAACCCGCTGCTGAGCACGGCCGCCGACCTGCGGGCGCCCCTGCGCTGGATCGCCCTGCTGGAGGGCCGCCTCGAGCTGGAGCTGGCCGCCAGCGGTGGCGTCGAGAGCGGCAGCGATGTGGTGCGGCTGTTGATGGTGGGGGCACGGATCACCCAGGTGGTCAGCGCCCTGCTGCGCCACGGCCCGGGCCACCTGCGCCAACTGGAGAGCGAGTTGCGCGCCTGGCTCGAGGCGCACGGCCACCTCTCGCTGAGGGAGTTGCGCGGCTGCATGAGCCAGCGGCGCAGCCCCGACCCGGAGGAGTTCGAGCGGGCCCAGTACATGCGCGCCCTGGGCAGCTATGCCCAGCAGGGGCCCTGGTGA
- a CDS encoding glycogen debranching protein, which yields MASIQLGHPWPLGASLTAAGVNFSVVAPRATRVELLLFERGDSPEPDRVIALDGRHRSGDHWHVEVPGLGLGACYGYRVFGPLLPGQHNFDPSKVLLDPCARAIDGWQVYRRGAAAGAAPNTSSCLKGVVTERDRFDFEAAPRPRHSWSRTVIYELHVGGFTQGPGCPVSRALQGTYLGLIEVLGELKALGVTALELLPVMAFDPHDAPDGRLNHWGYSPLSWLAPHHAYVAGGDPLTARGQVRRLVSACHQLGLEVLVDVVYNHTTEGNQEGPTLSWRGFDDRLYYHQTAKGEYLDVSGCGNTVAANRPLVRRLILESMRCWALELGVDGFRFDLGIALSRGEGLAPLDQPPLFEDIEADPELSDLKLVSEPWDCGGLYRLSDFPARRVAAWNGRFRDDLRSFWKGDEKTSWSMAQRLNGSPDLFGGQPAEAGRCITFITAHDGFTLADLVSYNRKHNLANGEDDRDGDNHNNSWNHGVEGPSSDHAVVALRERQLRNLLASLLLAPGVPMLLMGDEVRRSQGGNNNAWCQNNPIGWMHWRANAQDLALRQFCRRLLRLRERLTPLLNPDQATLEELPVQRHWHGVELNAPDWAKWSHSLAWSLETPHQGALLWCGMNAYFKAMHFDLPPCPGGWLRVIDTALPAGQDLPERPERWSPPGAPLESRSLMLLVAAPLLAGVRL from the coding sequence TTGGCGTCGATCCAACTGGGACACCCCTGGCCCCTGGGGGCGAGTCTGACCGCCGCTGGCGTGAACTTCTCGGTGGTGGCGCCCCGGGCCACCCGGGTGGAACTGCTGCTGTTTGAGCGCGGCGATTCCCCCGAACCCGATCGGGTGATTGCCCTGGATGGGCGCCACCGCTCCGGCGACCACTGGCATGTGGAGGTGCCGGGGCTGGGGCTGGGGGCCTGCTACGGCTACCGGGTCTTCGGGCCCCTGCTGCCCGGCCAGCACAATTTCGATCCCTCCAAGGTGCTGCTCGATCCCTGCGCCCGGGCGATCGACGGCTGGCAGGTCTACCGCCGTGGCGCCGCCGCCGGCGCCGCCCCCAACACCAGCAGCTGCCTCAAGGGTGTGGTGACCGAACGGGACCGCTTCGATTTCGAGGCGGCGCCGCGGCCCCGCCACAGCTGGTCGCGCACCGTGATCTATGAACTGCACGTGGGCGGCTTCACCCAGGGCCCCGGCTGCCCGGTGAGCCGGGCGCTGCAGGGCACCTATCTCGGGCTGATCGAGGTGCTCGGCGAGCTCAAGGCGTTGGGGGTCACCGCCCTGGAACTGCTGCCGGTGATGGCCTTCGATCCCCACGACGCCCCCGACGGCCGGCTGAACCACTGGGGTTACAGCCCCCTGAGCTGGCTGGCGCCCCACCACGCCTACGTCGCCGGCGGTGATCCGCTCACGGCCCGGGGGCAGGTGCGCCGGCTGGTGAGCGCCTGCCACCAGCTCGGCCTCGAGGTGCTGGTGGATGTGGTCTACAACCACACCACCGAAGGCAACCAGGAGGGCCCGACCCTCAGCTGGCGGGGCTTCGACGACCGGCTCTATTACCACCAGACCGCCAAGGGGGAGTACCTGGATGTGAGCGGTTGCGGCAACACCGTGGCGGCCAACCGGCCCCTGGTGCGGCGGCTGATCCTGGAATCGATGCGCTGCTGGGCCCTGGAGCTGGGGGTGGATGGTTTTCGCTTCGATCTGGGCATTGCCCTCTCGCGGGGGGAGGGTCTCGCCCCCCTCGACCAGCCGCCCCTGTTCGAGGACATCGAGGCCGACCCGGAACTGAGCGATCTCAAGCTCGTGAGCGAGCCCTGGGACTGCGGCGGCCTCTACCGGCTGAGCGATTTTCCGGCCCGGCGGGTGGCCGCCTGGAACGGCCGCTTCCGCGATGACCTGCGCAGCTTCTGGAAAGGCGATGAAAAGACCAGCTGGTCGATGGCCCAGCGGCTCAACGGCAGCCCGGATCTGTTTGGCGGCCAGCCGGCGGAGGCCGGCCGCTGCATCACCTTCATCACCGCCCACGATGGCTTCACCCTGGCGGACCTGGTCAGCTACAACCGCAAGCACAACCTCGCCAACGGCGAGGACGACCGCGACGGTGACAACCACAACAACAGCTGGAACCACGGGGTGGAGGGCCCCAGCAGCGACCATGCGGTGGTGGCCCTGCGGGAGCGGCAGCTGCGCAACCTGCTGGCCTCCCTGCTGCTGGCACCGGGGGTGCCGATGCTGCTGATGGGCGATGAGGTGCGCCGCAGCCAGGGGGGCAACAACAACGCCTGGTGCCAGAACAACCCGATCGGCTGGATGCACTGGCGCGCCAACGCCCAAGACCTGGCCCTGCGGCAATTCTGTCGCCGGCTGCTGCGGCTACGGGAGCGGCTGACACCGCTGCTCAACCCCGACCAGGCCACCCTCGAGGAGCTCCCGGTCCAACGCCACTGGCACGGGGTGGAGCTGAATGCCCCCGATTGGGCCAAGTGGTCCCACTCCCTGGCCTGGAGCCTGGAGACCCCCCACCAGGGGGCGCTGCTCTGGTGCGGCATGAACGCCTACTTCAAGGCCATGCACTTCGATCTGCCCCCCTGCCCCGGCGGCTGGCTGCGGGTGATCGACACCGCCCTGCCCGCCGGTCAGGACCTGCCCGAGCGGCCCGAACGCTGGAGTCCGCCGGGGGCGCCGCTGGAGAGCCGCAGCCTGATGCTGCTGGTGGCCGCCCCGCTGCTGGCAGGAGTGAGGCTCTGA